A genomic segment from Triticum dicoccoides isolate Atlit2015 ecotype Zavitan chromosome 1A, WEW_v2.0, whole genome shotgun sequence encodes:
- the LOC119276507 gene encoding uncharacterized protein LOC119276507, translating into MGKKRAVAATTSTPVFPFPAAAGETEPPHHFSDYGFDPQLLRFSQLPDAKRHQQQQPPPQLEHARFKLQKPISKKHQHAQHNGKQRRRGWWSSAASAALLFFKRPSSKSSPAARAAGTAASSSCGAAAAFAPRPLYFADDGGDDDSTGCTCWSPAVRSGHLAAAELGISSVRVPYVSLRDVNLRGGAGGTGGAAPAMPIYLVT; encoded by the exons ATGGGGAAGAAGAGGGCGGTGGCCGCGACGACGAGCACGCCGGTCTTCCCGTTCCCGGCGGCCGCcggcgagacggagccgccgcaccACTTCAGCGACTACGGCTTCGACCCCCAGCTCCTCCGTTTCTCCCAGCTG CCCGACGCGAAGCGtcaccagcagcagcagccgccgccgcagctAGAGCACGCGCGGTTCAAGCTCCAGAAGCCCATCTCCAAGAAGCACCAGCACGCGCAGCACAATGGCAAGCAGCGCCGCCGCGGGTGGTGGAGCTCCGCGGCCTCTGCGGCGCTCCTCTTCTTCAAGCGCCCCTCGTCCAAGTCCAGCCCCGCCGCTCGGGCTGCCGGCACAGCCGCGTCGTCCTCCTGCGGTGCTGCTGCTGCGTTCGCCCCCCGGCCACTCTACTTCGCCGATGACGGAGGCGACGACGACTCCACGGGGTGCACGTGCTGGTCGCCGGCCGTGCGGTCCGGTCACCTGGCCGCCGCCGAGCTAGGCATTTCCTCGGTCCGAGTTCCGTATGTTAGTCTCAGGGACGTCAATCTCCGTGGTGGCGCCGGAGGAACTGGAGGGGCTGCTCCGGCGATGCCTATCTACCTCGTGACGTGA